Proteins found in one Massilia sp. H6 genomic segment:
- a CDS encoding DUF5710 domain-containing protein, with amino-acid sequence MLLLTVPYAEKDQAKALGARWNPAKRRWYVPDGVATAGFEKWVADAGASASPTSSGRVDSYQGKTVVGANYVALGHDCNPFEPCAQCGAALLLTPWETARQHLVQVVARL; translated from the coding sequence TCCCTACGCCGAAAAGGACCAAGCCAAGGCACTCGGTGCCCGCTGGAATCCTGCCAAGCGCCGCTGGTACGTTCCAGACGGCGTCGCCACTGCTGGTTTCGAAAAATGGGTCGCGGATGCAGGCGCCAGCGCCTCGCCCACAAGCAGCGGGCGGGTCGACAGCTACCAAGGAAAGACCGTGGTCGGCGCGAACTATGTCGCGCTGGGCCATGACTGCAATCCGTTCGAGCCTTGCGCCCAGTGCGGTGCTGCGCTTCTGCTTACTCCGTGGGAAACAGCGCGCCAGCATCTCGTGCAAGTCGTTGCCAGGCTCTAA
- a CDS encoding polysaccharide biosynthesis/export family protein: protein MALFYSSGIRACCSAALALALAGCATGLGFESPLRAETENGSAAPPTELITDTLIATEREASARNARQDLTPLFVAKPPPYTIGRGDILSIVVWDHPELAAGGMNAATVMNPSGTVPPNVVSPGFAVDHLGRIQFPLIGLLTVDGLTEEQARALLAKKLARYIAQPNITLRVQSYRSRRVYVDGEVRTPGLQAIDDIPMTLVEALNRAGGMGPGADQSRIVLERGERRYIVNLRELVMKGVNPGSILLAHGDVVRVHSRDESKVFVSGEVITPKALTMHNGRLTLSEALGETGGISPLSGDARQVYVVRKTPERTRVFRLDARGSGALGMAEAFELRPKDVVYVAASPLANWNRHLSLLFPGALTSAVGVTTRP from the coding sequence ATGGCTTTGTTTTATTCGAGTGGAATACGCGCATGCTGCTCGGCTGCGCTGGCGCTGGCCCTTGCCGGTTGTGCGACGGGGCTCGGTTTCGAGTCGCCCTTGCGGGCGGAAACGGAAAACGGCAGCGCTGCGCCGCCTACCGAGCTTATAACTGACACGCTGATCGCGACCGAGCGCGAAGCGTCCGCCAGAAATGCACGCCAGGACCTTACGCCGCTGTTCGTGGCGAAGCCACCCCCTTATACGATAGGCCGCGGCGACATCCTGTCGATCGTGGTTTGGGACCACCCCGAGCTGGCCGCAGGGGGCATGAATGCCGCCACGGTCATGAACCCGAGCGGTACGGTGCCGCCCAACGTTGTCTCGCCCGGTTTCGCCGTCGACCATCTCGGACGCATTCAGTTTCCGCTGATCGGGCTGCTGACGGTGGATGGGCTCACCGAAGAACAGGCGCGCGCGTTGCTAGCCAAGAAGCTGGCACGCTACATCGCCCAACCCAATATTACGCTGCGCGTGCAGTCCTACCGCAGCAGGCGCGTCTATGTCGACGGCGAAGTGCGTACGCCGGGCCTGCAGGCGATCGACGACATTCCCATGACGCTGGTCGAAGCACTCAACCGTGCCGGCGGCATGGGGCCGGGTGCCGACCAGAGCCGGATCGTTCTCGAGCGCGGCGAGCGGCGCTACATCGTCAACTTGCGCGAGCTGGTCATGAAGGGTGTCAATCCCGGCAGCATTCTGCTTGCGCACGGCGACGTCGTGCGGGTGCATTCTCGTGACGAGAGCAAGGTATTCGTGTCGGGCGAAGTCATCACGCCGAAGGCGCTCACCATGCACAACGGTCGCCTGACGCTCAGCGAGGCACTGGGCGAGACCGGCGGCATCAGTCCCCTGAGCGGCGACGCCCGCCAGGTCTATGTCGTGCGCAAGACGCCGGAGCGTACACGCGTGTTCCGCCTGGATGCCCGCGGCAGTGGAGCGCTCGGCATGGCCGAAGCGTTCGAGTTGCGGCCGAAAGACGTGGTCTACGTCGCTGCGTCGCCGCTGGCGAACTGGAACCGACACCTGAGCCTGCTGTTCCCGGGTGCGCTGACCTCGGCCGTCGGCGTCACCACCAGGCCTTGA
- a CDS encoding polysaccharide biosynthesis tyrosine autokinase, whose translation MTTPHDQHPHPLSPVYHSPPVLSVPFDPRPSEPHSEEPAVDFKSCLNTLYDSRWLIGTVTGIITVVAVLYALLAKPVFEANLMIHVEEESPTASKNILSEASSLFETKKAAIAEMELLRSRMVVSRAVDNLQLYVQVRPVYFPALGSWFANQNGNTLSVPGLFGQGGFVWGGEKAEVSVFEVPESWLKREFTITAREGNRYRFSGGGQPIAFDATVGQRYRVPTPSGLVEIKVDRLYANPGARFRLKRNSRLGTIQSIQNAMVIMEKGKQSGVIEVKLQGENAEAIHGLLSEIGREYMRQNLARKTEEAEKSLAFLNQQLPILKRQLEQSEDRYNQFRNAHGTVDLREEARMSLTQVASARARRMELVQKRTELLARFTDDHPVMAAINRQRKEVDTEIEAINTRIRTLPVMEQDEARLTRDIKVKTDLYTALSNTAQQLRLISVGRVSNVRLVDAPIAPERPIKPNRPLIVSLAVLTGLFLGTLIAFTRKAMRGGIDDPAKIERLLRAKVVYASIPHSVNEDKLMRKVKGEGEGILPLLAQILPEDPAVESLRSFRAALQFSMPHFRNNVVMFAGPTHGVGKSFVTINFAAVMAASGRRVLLIDADMRTGRLHRYFGLSRDHGLSDAITGSEPMEDVIHRDVIENLDFIATGSLPANRSDFLLHLNFSTLLDTLSPKYDLVLIDTPPLLLAADALVIGARAGAVFLVARAHVTTDGEITESVKRLNHAGLSPQGVLFNNSSYRLGRSHAPFQTGPIGQLKYSE comes from the coding sequence ATGACGACCCCGCACGACCAGCATCCGCACCCGCTCAGCCCCGTGTACCACAGCCCGCCGGTGCTGTCGGTACCGTTCGATCCACGCCCGTCCGAGCCGCACTCGGAAGAACCCGCCGTCGATTTCAAGAGCTGCCTCAACACCCTGTACGACAGCCGCTGGCTGATCGGTACCGTGACCGGGATCATCACGGTGGTCGCCGTGCTGTACGCGCTGCTGGCCAAGCCCGTGTTCGAAGCCAACCTCATGATCCACGTCGAGGAAGAGAGCCCAACTGCATCGAAGAATATCCTGAGCGAAGCCTCGTCCCTGTTCGAGACCAAGAAGGCGGCGATTGCTGAAATGGAACTACTACGCTCGCGCATGGTGGTATCGCGTGCGGTCGACAACCTGCAGCTGTATGTCCAGGTGCGGCCCGTATACTTCCCGGCCCTGGGCTCCTGGTTCGCCAACCAGAATGGCAATACGCTATCGGTGCCTGGCCTGTTTGGCCAGGGCGGATTTGTCTGGGGCGGAGAAAAGGCCGAGGTATCTGTGTTCGAAGTGCCTGAAAGTTGGTTGAAACGCGAATTCACCATCACCGCGCGCGAGGGCAATCGCTACCGCTTTTCCGGCGGTGGGCAGCCGATCGCCTTCGATGCCACGGTCGGGCAGCGCTACCGGGTGCCGACGCCCAGCGGCCTGGTCGAAATCAAGGTTGATCGCCTCTATGCGAATCCTGGCGCGCGCTTCCGGCTCAAGCGCAACTCGCGCCTGGGCACGATTCAGTCGATTCAAAACGCCATGGTGATCATGGAGAAGGGCAAGCAATCGGGTGTCATCGAAGTCAAGCTGCAGGGTGAGAATGCGGAAGCCATCCACGGCCTGCTCAGCGAAATCGGGCGCGAATACATGCGCCAGAACCTTGCGCGCAAGACCGAAGAAGCGGAAAAATCGCTGGCCTTCCTCAACCAGCAATTGCCTATCCTGAAGCGCCAGCTCGAGCAGTCCGAAGACCGCTACAACCAGTTCCGCAATGCCCATGGCACGGTCGACTTGCGCGAGGAAGCCCGCATGAGTCTGACCCAGGTGGCTTCCGCGCGCGCGCGGCGCATGGAGCTGGTCCAGAAACGGACGGAGCTGCTGGCACGCTTCACTGACGACCATCCTGTCATGGCAGCGATCAATCGTCAGCGCAAGGAAGTCGACACCGAGATCGAGGCTATCAATACGCGTATCCGTACGCTGCCCGTCATGGAGCAGGATGAAGCACGCCTGACACGTGACATCAAGGTCAAGACCGACCTGTACACCGCGCTGTCGAACACTGCACAGCAATTGCGCCTGATCTCGGTCGGTCGGGTCAGCAACGTGCGGCTGGTGGACGCGCCAATTGCCCCCGAACGGCCCATCAAGCCCAACCGTCCGCTGATCGTGTCGCTGGCCGTGCTCACCGGATTATTCCTCGGCACGCTCATCGCCTTCACGCGCAAGGCCATGCGCGGCGGTATCGACGATCCTGCCAAGATCGAGCGCCTGCTGCGTGCCAAGGTGGTCTACGCGTCCATTCCGCACAGCGTGAACGAAGACAAGCTCATGCGCAAGGTGAAAGGAGAGGGCGAAGGCATATTGCCACTTCTTGCGCAGATATTGCCGGAAGATCCTGCCGTGGAAAGCCTGCGCAGTTTTCGCGCAGCACTGCAATTCTCGATGCCCCATTTCAGGAACAATGTCGTGATGTTCGCGGGTCCTACCCATGGGGTGGGAAAATCCTTTGTCACCATTAATTTTGCCGCAGTAATGGCAGCCAGCGGCAGGAGGGTGCTGCTAATCGATGCAGACATGCGCACCGGGCGCCTGCACAGGTATTTTGGCCTTAGCCGCGATCATGGCCTGTCCGATGCCATCACTGGATCCGAACCGATGGAGGACGTGATTCACCGCGACGTGATCGAGAACCTGGACTTTATCGCCACCGGCTCGCTTCCGGCAAACCGGTCCGACTTCCTGTTGCATCTGAATTTCAGCACCTTGCTCGATACGCTCAGCCCCAAGTACGACCTGGTGCTGATCGACACACCGCCCCTCTTGCTCGCCGCCGACGCGCTGGTGATCGGTGCACGGGCCGGTGCGGTTTTCCTGGTTGCACGCGCGCATGTAACCACTGACGGCGAGATCACCGAGTCGGTCAAACGACTGAACCATGCGGGCCTGTCTCCACAGGGCGTATTGTTTAATAATTCGAGTTATCGACTCGGTCGATCCCACGCGCCATTCCAGACTGGCCCAATTGGACAGCTGAAATATTCAGAGTAA